In a genomic window of Telopea speciosissima isolate NSW1024214 ecotype Mountain lineage chromosome 5, Tspe_v1, whole genome shotgun sequence:
- the LOC122662541 gene encoding transcription factor bHLH74-like, which yields MDAKDNGDLGFRRRGGGGGGSGSIFNCLPSGMYATQQQSENVDGIPTTSMPISISKSSDVVDSFLGSGWDPFVSQAQNVEFKVSSAASSHSSQISSSPYSVGFLETQGVSGSSHFGRYPSDHHSLVGLTHYGSGSFSEMVTPFALTEDDAQIVNREGGTDKTSVTSRNGSTFPEDHHRIMDEGAGRSSPSGKKRRRGPETQPKLDSAQGIEAEGKKDVSEEMSEGSKEQDEKKQMTEQSPGANLPDKPTGKQGKDRCQKEEGPKEEYIHVRARRGQATNSHSLAERVRREKISERMRFLQDLVPGCNKITGKAVMLDEIINYVQALQRQVEFLSMKLATVNPELNIDIDRTLSKDIQGGGSAVLGFSPGMSSPLPHPQIAPQGALPTVQNVNPQLHSMLQVPNVWDDEVQRAIQLGFVSNQNLDSLGRMVS from the exons ATGGATGCCAAGGATAATGGCGATTTGGGGTTTCGAcggagaggtggtggtggtggtgggagtgGGAGCATTTTCAATTGTCTTCCTTCGGGGATGTATGCTACTCAGCAGCAGTCTGAGAATGTTGATGGAATACCAACGACTTCGATGCCCATCTCCATCAGCAAATCCTCCGATGTGGTGGACTCATTCTTGGGTTCTGGGTGGGATCCGTTTGTTTCGCAGGCACAGAATGTCGAATTCAAAGTTTCTTCAGCGGCTTCTTCCCATTCCAGTcagatttcttcttctccttactCCGTTGGTTTTCTGGAAACTCAGGGAGTCAGTGGCAGCTCCCACTTTGGTCGGTATCCATCAGATCATCATAGTCTTGTCGGCCTCACACACTATGGCAGTGGGAGCTTCTCAGAGATGGTTACTCCCTTTGCCCTGACTGAGGATGATGCCCAGATAGTTAACAGAGAGGGCGGCACCGATAAAACCTCAGTGACTTCAAGGAATGGCTCTACTTTTCCAGAAGATCATCACCGTATTATGGATGAGGGTGCTGGGCGCTCTTCGCCCAGtgggaagaaaaggagaaggggaCCTGAGACCCAACCTAAATTGGATTCCGCTCAG GGTATAGAAGCTGAGGGGAAGAAGGATGTTTCGGAGGAGATGTCTGAAGGTTCCAAAGAGCAGGATGAGAAGAAACAGATGACTGAACAGAGCCCAGGTGCAAATTTGCCTGATAAGCCAACCGGTAAACAGGGTAAAGACCGTTGCCAGAAAGAAGAAGGTCCAAAAGAAGAGTACATTCATGTCCGAGCTAGACGAGGCCAAGCCACCAATAGTCACAGCCTTGCTGAGAGG GTGAGAAGAGAAAAGATTAGCGAAAGGATGAGGTTTCTACAAGATCTCGTTCCAGGATGCAACAAG ATTACTGGTAAAGCGGTAATGCTTGATGAGATTATCAACTATGTGCAAGCGCTGCAACGGCAGGTCGAG TTTCTGTCAATGAAACTTGCCACTGTCAACCCAGAGCTCAATATTGACATAGATAGGACTCTATCCAAAGAT ATTCAAGGTGGAGGTTCAGCTGTTCTTGGATTCAGTCCAGGAATGAGCTCTCCTCTTCCCCACCCACAAATAGCTCCACAGGGAGCCTTGCCAACCGTTCAGAATGTGAACCCCCAGTTGCACTCTATGCTTCAG GTACCAAATGTATGGGATGACGAGGTTCAAAGAGCCATACAGTTGGGATTTGTCTCCAATCAAAATCTTGACAGTTTGGGCAGAATG GTTTCATGA